The following are encoded together in the Roseivirga misakiensis genome:
- a CDS encoding Rne/Rng family ribonuclease → MSNELIINSTQSGCRIALLKNKNLVEFHHDNDESKFKVGDIYLGTVKKIVPGLNAAFVDIGYEKDAFLHYLDLGPQIKSLNKYTKQALTNKHNTGGLGKFKNENDINKLGKMSQVLTKGQKILVQVVKEPISTKGPRLTCELSIAGRYMVLVPFSNAINVSKKITDGEERKRLLRLISSIKPENFGVIIRTVAKTKNVGELDKDLRNLHDTWIDGMKRLHQLNPRDKVIGEVSRASSLLRDILNESFDSVVSDDKEIHEEIKSFIQKIAPEKEKIAKLYNGKAKIFESFGIEKQMKSLFGKSVSLPKGGYLIIEHTEALHVIDVNSGNKSNAGEDQEATAMMVNMEAAKEVARQLRLRDMGGIIVIDFIDMRKAENKKQLYQFMREIMSEDRAKNTILPLTKFGLMQITRQRVRPELSIATREVCPTCGGTGKVSATILVSDQIEKNMEYILSTQNEKGVTIAVHPFLQAYFTQGIFSKRWQWYRKFHTWVKIEKDSSLGLSDYTFYNKQGEEIELKA, encoded by the coding sequence TTGAGTAATGAATTAATTATCAATTCAACTCAAAGTGGATGTCGTATAGCCCTTCTTAAAAACAAGAACTTAGTCGAATTTCATCACGACAATGATGAAAGTAAGTTCAAAGTCGGTGACATATATCTTGGTACAGTAAAGAAAATTGTACCTGGCTTAAATGCCGCGTTCGTTGATATTGGATACGAAAAAGATGCTTTTCTGCATTATTTGGACCTTGGTCCGCAGATAAAGTCGCTTAACAAGTATACCAAGCAGGCGCTAACCAACAAACACAATACTGGTGGCCTAGGTAAATTCAAGAACGAGAATGACATTAATAAGCTTGGCAAAATGAGCCAAGTCTTGACAAAGGGACAAAAGATACTTGTTCAGGTTGTCAAAGAACCGATTTCTACAAAAGGGCCGCGACTCACTTGTGAGTTATCAATAGCGGGGCGCTACATGGTTTTAGTGCCTTTTTCAAATGCTATTAACGTTTCGAAAAAAATAACGGATGGTGAAGAGCGCAAAAGATTATTGCGTCTTATATCGTCTATCAAGCCAGAGAATTTTGGCGTAATTATCAGAACGGTTGCGAAAACAAAAAACGTAGGCGAACTCGATAAAGACCTCCGGAACCTTCACGACACTTGGATCGATGGAATGAAAAGACTCCATCAACTAAACCCAAGAGATAAGGTAATCGGTGAGGTAAGCAGAGCTTCTTCCTTGTTAAGAGATATCTTAAATGAGTCTTTCGACAGTGTTGTATCAGACGACAAGGAAATCCATGAAGAGATAAAAAGCTTCATTCAGAAAATCGCTCCAGAAAAGGAGAAAATAGCCAAACTCTACAATGGTAAGGCTAAGATCTTCGAATCATTCGGCATAGAAAAGCAGATGAAGTCATTATTTGGCAAATCTGTCAGTTTACCGAAAGGTGGCTATTTGATCATTGAGCATACTGAAGCGCTTCACGTAATTGACGTCAACAGTGGAAACAAATCCAATGCTGGCGAAGATCAAGAAGCCACAGCGATGATGGTCAATATGGAGGCTGCCAAAGAAGTAGCTCGTCAACTCAGGTTGCGAGATATGGGCGGTATCATCGTCATTGATTTCATAGATATGAGAAAAGCTGAAAACAAAAAGCAGCTTTATCAATTCATGCGTGAAATCATGTCTGAAGATCGTGCTAAAAACACGATACTCCCACTTACAAAATTCGGTTTAATGCAAATCACGCGTCAGCGTGTCAGGCCTGAATTGAGTATCGCTACACGAGAGGTTTGCCCTACTTGTGGAGGTACTGGTAAAGTAAGTGCAACAATCCTTGTTTCTGATCAAATCGAGAAGAACATGGAATACATTTTAAGTACTCAAAATGAGAAAGGAGTAACCATTGCTGTTCACCCTTTCTTACAAGCATATTTTACACAAGGCATCTTCTCAAAAAGGTGGCAGTGGTATAGAAAATTCCATACCTGGGTAAAAATTGAAAAAGACAGTTCCCTCGGGCTCTCTGATTATACATTCTATAATAAGCAGGGTGAGGAAATAGAACTGAAAGCATAG
- a CDS encoding tetratricopeptide repeat protein, producing the protein MNKSQVILTAVAILLTVGLYSLPKVVINNSKLEESAFIDDSVPGGIVDHSTEIPEAFADRISFWKDRLFENNEIQLEPASLDSLMAVFMEINKYDSAAHYAELYAIKFDEIDHWQKAGEAYYEAFSFALDEQKIRLLGQKTRKVYEKVLAQRPDDLDAQHDIGMTYVIGSSNPMQGIMMLRGILDKDPKNLKTLLSMGFMSINTSQFENAADRFETLVENYPQHIEGNFFLGVAYYETGQMVKAKTQFNKVKELGANEQTLTAADEYLERIN; encoded by the coding sequence ATGAATAAATCTCAGGTAATACTTACTGCTGTTGCCATTCTATTGACTGTAGGCCTTTATAGCCTACCGAAAGTAGTGATCAACAATAGTAAACTTGAGGAGTCAGCGTTCATTGACGATAGTGTTCCAGGAGGTATCGTGGATCACAGTACTGAAATTCCAGAAGCATTTGCTGATCGTATCAGTTTTTGGAAAGACAGGTTATTTGAAAATAATGAAATACAGCTAGAACCGGCGTCTCTAGACTCGTTGATGGCTGTGTTTATGGAAATCAATAAATACGATAGTGCTGCACATTACGCAGAACTATACGCTATAAAATTTGATGAAATTGATCACTGGCAGAAGGCTGGTGAAGCTTATTACGAAGCCTTTAGTTTTGCTTTGGATGAGCAAAAAATCCGTTTGCTGGGACAAAAGACCAGAAAGGTTTACGAGAAAGTTTTAGCTCAGAGACCTGACGATCTAGATGCACAACATGACATTGGTATGACCTATGTCATTGGTTCATCGAACCCGATGCAAGGAATCATGATGTTGAGAGGAATTTTGGATAAAGACCCAAAGAACCTCAAAACACTTCTGAGCATGGGATTTATGTCCATCAATACCAGTCAGTTTGAAAATGCAGCTGATCGGTTTGAGACACTGGTAGAAAACTACCCTCAGCATATTGAAGGAAATTTCTTTTTGGGTGTGGCTTATTATGAAACTGGCCAAATGGTCAAAGCAAAGACACAGTTCAATAAAGTAAAAGAATTAGGTGCAAATGAGCAGACTTTAACGGCTGCTGACGAGTACCTCGAAAGAATTAATTAG
- a CDS encoding HU family DNA-binding protein, giving the protein MTKADVINQIADKTGIDRSDVTTTVETLFAVVKDSMAEGENIYVRGFGSFVNKKRAKKIARNISKNTAIVIDEHYVPSFKPSKVFIEQVKSSDKVKTANS; this is encoded by the coding sequence GTGACTAAAGCAGATGTTATCAATCAGATAGCCGACAAAACAGGCATTGACAGGTCTGATGTTACTACAACTGTTGAGACTCTTTTTGCAGTAGTGAAAGACTCAATGGCAGAAGGAGAAAACATTTACGTGAGGGGATTTGGAAGCTTCGTTAATAAGAAGAGAGCTAAGAAAATTGCGAGAAATATATCTAAGAACACAGCGATCGTGATCGACGAACACTATGTTCCTAGTTTTAAACCTTCAAAGGTTTTCATCGAACAAGTAAAAAGCAGCGATAAAGTAAAAACTGCTAATAGTTAA
- the mutY gene encoding A/G-specific adenine glycosylase: MESEIFVNQLIDWYRHQKRDLPWRHSKDPYKIWLSEIILQQTRVAQGMPYYLRFVEKYPSVEDLANASEAEVLRLWQGLGYYSRARNLHACAKTVASDYEGKFPSTFEELLKLKGIGRYTAAAIASIAFDQPNAVVDGNVYRVLSRVFGISDDIADSKTLRIFEKKANQLIQGQKPGEFNQAIMDFGAIQCTPRSPSCAICPMTAYCYAFNQGKQDALPVKSKKVKVRNRYFYYFVYEHADRVLMRERGPKDIWQGLFDFEMIESSNPKEQEEVFSAISARDSFTVVDYSEEVKHVLTHQRIFTRFLRVQVNDLGNFEALAESRNLRPYQLEEVQELPKPILIQNYLKQEFF, encoded by the coding sequence TTGGAAAGCGAAATATTTGTAAATCAATTAATTGACTGGTATCGTCATCAAAAACGTGATTTACCATGGCGACATTCTAAAGACCCATACAAGATTTGGCTTTCGGAAATAATACTCCAGCAAACACGTGTAGCACAGGGCATGCCTTACTACCTGCGGTTTGTAGAAAAGTATCCTTCGGTTGAAGATTTAGCCAATGCTTCGGAGGCAGAAGTATTACGATTGTGGCAAGGTTTGGGCTATTATTCCAGGGCGAGAAACCTTCACGCCTGCGCGAAGACTGTCGCGTCGGATTATGAAGGAAAGTTTCCTAGCACTTTTGAGGAATTATTAAAATTGAAAGGTATTGGTAGGTATACTGCTGCCGCTATTGCTTCTATCGCCTTTGATCAACCGAATGCCGTAGTAGACGGCAATGTTTACCGTGTTTTGAGCCGTGTTTTCGGTATTTCGGATGATATCGCCGATTCGAAAACACTAAGAATTTTTGAAAAGAAGGCCAATCAACTCATCCAAGGACAAAAACCTGGTGAGTTTAATCAGGCAATTATGGATTTTGGCGCAATTCAGTGTACCCCAAGAAGCCCATCGTGTGCCATTTGTCCGATGACAGCGTATTGCTATGCTTTCAATCAGGGAAAACAAGATGCGCTACCTGTGAAATCAAAAAAGGTAAAGGTTAGAAATCGCTATTTCTACTATTTCGTCTATGAGCATGCCGATCGCGTTTTGATGAGGGAACGTGGGCCAAAAGATATTTGGCAAGGGTTATTCGACTTCGAAATGATAGAGTCAAGCAACCCAAAAGAGCAAGAAGAGGTCTTTTCGGCTATTTCAGCCCGTGATTCGTTTACAGTTGTAGATTATTCGGAAGAGGTGAAACATGTCTTAACGCATCAGAGAATTTTCACAAGATTCCTTAGGGTTCAGGTCAATGATTTGGGTAACTTTGAGGCCTTAGCAGAGAGTAGAAATTTGAGGCCTTATCAATTGGAAGAAGTTCAAGAATTACCGAAGCCGATTCTCATTCAAAACTATTTGAAGCAAGAGTTTTTTTAG
- a CDS encoding single-stranded DNA-binding protein, with protein MAGVNKVILVGNLGKDPEVRHLDNGRAVANFSLATSETYKNKAGEKVTNTEWHNVVLWTPLAEIAERFLKKGGQVYIEGKLTTRSWDDQEGNKRYTTEVVGRELTLLGRAEGGGGAPQNSGMANTPAESPVSTIPEDDTDDLPF; from the coding sequence ATGGCAGGAGTAAATAAAGTGATCTTAGTAGGTAACTTGGGCAAAGACCCAGAGGTTCGTCACTTAGATAATGGTAGAGCGGTAGCGAATTTTTCTCTGGCTACCAGCGAAACCTACAAGAATAAAGCGGGAGAGAAAGTAACAAATACGGAATGGCACAATGTGGTGCTGTGGACGCCGCTTGCAGAAATTGCTGAAAGGTTTTTGAAAAAAGGTGGTCAAGTATATATCGAAGGAAAACTTACCACTCGATCTTGGGATGACCAAGAAGGCAATAAACGATATACTACGGAAGTAGTTGGTCGTGAATTGACGCTGCTTGGAAGAGCAGAAGGTGGCGGTGGAGCACCACAAAATAGTGGAATGGCAAACACACCAGCCGAAAGTCCCGTATCAACTATACCGGAAGACGATACAGACGACTTACCATTCTAA
- the gldE gene encoding gliding motility-associated protein GldE — MDLPSDDPEPSLALLSQFVELPFSYWLVNSIAFVLLILASALISGSEVAFFSLDREQMKEFDKDGSASGNAIIRLLQRKRYLLATILIMNNLINIAIVTLSTFFTWSLVGTKSTEGKVIVTLSIIVTFIILFFGEVVPKNFANQHNIKFARATARVLLLLERLLRPFSFLLISVTNVIEKNVERKGHDITVDGLNQALEMTTDENTSEEEKGILKGIVNFSTLTVKQVMKSRMDITAVENDLDFHELMDKINKCGFSRIPVYKETIDKIEGILYIKDLISHIEKEEDFAWQELVRPGMFVPENKKADSLLKDFQAQRVHMAIVVDEYGGTSGLITMEDIIEEIVGEINDEFDDEDVAYNKLDNSTYIFEGKTSLNDFCKIVGVEPVLFDEVKGESESLGGLLLEINEKLPRAGEKITFENFLFTIVAVDPRRIKRIRVLIKPLS, encoded by the coding sequence TTGGACTTACCCTCAGACGACCCCGAGCCTAGTTTAGCGCTCCTTTCTCAATTCGTAGAACTACCCTTTTCATATTGGTTAGTCAATAGTATTGCCTTTGTCTTACTGATTTTGGCCTCGGCGCTTATTTCCGGTTCAGAAGTCGCTTTCTTCTCTTTGGATCGTGAGCAAATGAAGGAGTTTGATAAAGATGGTTCTGCTTCAGGAAATGCGATAATCAGGCTTTTACAGCGAAAGAGATACCTTTTGGCCACCATATTAATCATGAATAACTTGATTAATATCGCCATAGTAACCCTTTCCACTTTCTTTACATGGAGCCTCGTGGGTACCAAGAGTACAGAGGGTAAAGTAATCGTTACCCTATCCATTATCGTCACATTTATTATTCTGTTTTTTGGGGAAGTCGTTCCAAAAAACTTCGCAAATCAGCATAATATTAAGTTTGCTCGAGCAACTGCACGCGTCTTACTATTACTTGAAAGGCTCCTTAGGCCATTTTCGTTTCTATTGATATCAGTCACCAACGTGATAGAAAAAAATGTAGAACGAAAGGGACATGATATTACCGTCGATGGACTGAATCAAGCGTTGGAAATGACGACTGACGAAAATACCTCTGAAGAAGAAAAAGGTATTCTCAAAGGGATAGTGAATTTCAGCACGTTAACGGTCAAGCAAGTCATGAAATCCCGCATGGATATTACGGCGGTTGAAAATGACCTAGACTTCCATGAATTGATGGATAAGATTAATAAGTGCGGATTTTCGCGCATACCAGTCTATAAAGAAACGATCGATAAGATCGAAGGAATTCTCTACATCAAGGACTTAATATCGCATATCGAGAAAGAGGAAGACTTTGCATGGCAAGAGCTAGTACGCCCTGGCATGTTTGTTCCAGAAAATAAAAAGGCCGATTCTTTACTGAAGGATTTTCAAGCACAGCGGGTACACATGGCTATTGTGGTGGATGAATATGGGGGCACTTCCGGACTCATTACCATGGAAGATATTATTGAGGAAATCGTAGGAGAAATCAATGATGAGTTCGACGATGAAGATGTCGCCTACAATAAACTAGATAACTCCACGTATATATTCGAAGGAAAAACGTCTTTGAACGACTTCTGTAAGATTGTTGGTGTAGAACCGGTTTTATTCGATGAGGTAAAAGGTGAGAGTGAATCCCTCGGAGGGCTCTTGCTCGAAATAAATGAAAAGCTGCCAAGAGCAGGTGAAAAGATCACTTTTGAGAACTTTCTTTTTACGATCGTTGCCGTTGATCCAAGGCGTATCAAAAGAATTAGGGTATTGATTAAACCCCTCAGTTGA
- the gldD gene encoding gliding motility lipoprotein GldD yields MRKRSVYILQCLILTLVVLSSCEEVYLPKPKGYNRIDLPNPAYQALPDTFPYQFDYSTYAELLGDSNKRADRYWSNLYYPDFDALVQITYKDLTQDENDVGKLLNESFALTMKHDQRAYGIDESLIKIPNNQVASVTKLEGEVPTQLQFFTSDSTRHFFRGALYFNTATKNDSLQPIIDFITEDVLYMLNSFEWRY; encoded by the coding sequence TTGAGAAAAAGAAGCGTATACATTCTGCAATGCTTGATTTTGACGCTTGTTGTATTGTCATCTTGCGAAGAAGTTTACTTACCAAAACCAAAGGGATACAATCGCATCGATTTGCCAAACCCTGCTTATCAAGCGTTGCCTGATACATTTCCTTATCAATTCGATTATTCTACCTACGCTGAACTCTTGGGTGACTCCAACAAACGTGCAGATCGGTATTGGTCCAATCTTTATTATCCCGATTTTGATGCGTTAGTTCAGATAACTTACAAAGACCTCACGCAAGACGAAAATGATGTGGGTAAGCTTTTAAATGAGTCATTTGCCTTAACAATGAAACACGACCAAAGGGCTTATGGCATTGATGAGAGCCTGATAAAAATACCCAATAATCAAGTAGCCAGTGTCACAAAATTGGAAGGGGAAGTACCAACGCAATTGCAGTTTTTTACCTCCGATTCTACCCGACATTTCTTTAGAGGAGCACTATACTTTAATACAGCCACTAAAAATGACTCGCTTCAACCGATAATTGATTTTATCACCGAAGATGTCCTATACATGCTCAACTCTTTTGAGTGGAGGTATTAA
- the recG gene encoding ATP-dependent DNA helicase RecG: protein MSSFFNTSIEFLKGVGPQKAALIGAELSLFTYGDLVQHYPFRYEDRTKFYKATEVTGDLPFVQIKGRITKLDTIGELRKKRLVARFSDDTGHIELVWFKGIPWVSKKLKLGVDYVVYGKPAAFGRKVNIAHPEIEVLTTQNDKAAFLQPVYHTSEKMKAKFLDSRAMSKLIRQVMVLAERHINETLPQKLTDQFSLIEKKFALWHIHFPSNTELLQKAQFRLKFEELFFIQLRLLKLKISRIDKFRGQIFNDSALLTSFYNDHLPFDLTNAQKRVIKEIYFDMKSGKQMNRLLQGDVGSGKTIVGFICMLLVVGSGSQASMMAPTEILAAQHYEGLKEYADKLGLGIAKLTGSTKTKERRIIHEGLRSGEIKILVGTHALIEDTVQFKNLGLAIIDEQHRFGVAQRAKLWNKNTSVYPHILVMTATPIPRTLAMTLYGDLDVSVIDEMPAGRKPIKTMHQYDAKRLEVFGFMKREIAKGRQIYVVYPLIEESSKLDLKDLMDGYESIARAFPENHISIVHGKMKPKDKDFEMQRFVNHETQLMVATTVIEVGVNVPNASVMVIENAERFGLAQLHQLRGRVGRGADQSYCVLMTDYKLSKEARTRIETMVKTNNGFEIADVDLKLRGPGDITGTQQSGVLDLLIADIAADSKILQIARNAASDLLDEDPELTNPENANIQRHIQSLRKTTVNWGRIS from the coding sequence ATGTCCTCATTCTTCAACACCAGTATTGAGTTTTTGAAAGGTGTAGGGCCGCAGAAAGCGGCACTTATTGGGGCTGAATTGTCCCTTTTTACCTACGGAGACTTAGTGCAGCACTACCCTTTTAGGTATGAGGACAGGACCAAATTCTATAAAGCGACGGAAGTCACTGGCGACCTCCCTTTTGTTCAAATTAAAGGCCGAATCACCAAGTTAGATACCATCGGAGAACTGAGAAAAAAACGTTTGGTTGCTCGGTTTTCTGATGATACCGGCCATATAGAGCTTGTTTGGTTTAAAGGAATTCCCTGGGTGAGTAAAAAATTGAAACTTGGGGTAGATTATGTTGTCTACGGGAAGCCGGCTGCTTTTGGGAGAAAAGTTAATATTGCCCACCCTGAAATTGAGGTATTGACAACTCAAAATGATAAGGCAGCTTTTCTTCAACCAGTTTATCATACCTCTGAAAAAATGAAGGCTAAATTCTTGGATAGTCGAGCTATGTCCAAGTTAATCAGGCAAGTCATGGTGCTCGCGGAGCGCCACATCAATGAAACACTTCCACAAAAACTGACCGATCAGTTTAGCCTCATCGAAAAGAAGTTTGCCTTATGGCATATACATTTTCCCTCAAACACGGAATTACTTCAAAAAGCACAATTCAGACTGAAGTTTGAGGAGCTTTTCTTCATTCAGCTCAGGTTATTGAAGCTTAAAATCTCGAGAATCGATAAGTTTCGAGGTCAAATTTTCAATGACTCGGCCCTACTTACCTCTTTTTATAACGATCATTTGCCCTTTGATCTAACGAATGCCCAAAAGCGAGTCATTAAGGAAATCTACTTCGATATGAAGTCAGGAAAACAAATGAATCGCTTATTGCAAGGAGATGTTGGTTCGGGAAAAACGATAGTTGGGTTCATTTGTATGCTTTTGGTGGTAGGTTCTGGTAGCCAAGCTTCTATGATGGCACCTACGGAGATTTTGGCAGCGCAACACTACGAAGGACTGAAAGAATACGCTGATAAGCTTGGCTTGGGCATTGCCAAACTGACTGGTTCGACTAAAACGAAAGAACGCCGGATTATTCACGAAGGCCTTCGTTCGGGCGAGATCAAAATTCTTGTCGGTACGCACGCTTTGATTGAAGACACAGTCCAATTCAAGAATTTAGGCCTAGCGATAATTGATGAGCAACACCGATTTGGTGTCGCACAACGCGCCAAACTTTGGAATAAGAATACGTCGGTTTATCCGCACATTCTGGTGATGACCGCAACACCGATTCCAAGAACTCTAGCCATGACGCTCTATGGGGATTTGGATGTTTCAGTGATCGATGAAATGCCTGCAGGCCGAAAACCGATCAAAACAATGCATCAGTACGATGCAAAACGACTGGAAGTATTCGGTTTTATGAAGCGAGAAATTGCCAAAGGCCGACAGATCTATGTGGTATACCCGTTAATTGAAGAATCGTCGAAACTGGACTTGAAAGACCTAATGGACGGCTATGAAAGCATAGCAAGGGCTTTCCCAGAAAACCATATTAGTATAGTGCATGGCAAAATGAAGCCGAAGGACAAAGATTTTGAGATGCAGCGCTTTGTAAATCACGAAACGCAATTAATGGTGGCTACTACTGTGATTGAAGTCGGGGTAAATGTGCCAAATGCCTCTGTTATGGTGATCGAAAATGCAGAACGTTTCGGCTTAGCCCAACTCCATCAGCTTAGGGGTCGAGTTGGTCGTGGGGCAGATCAGTCATATTGTGTACTTATGACGGATTATAAACTGAGTAAAGAGGCTAGAACGAGGATTGAAACTATGGTCAAAACCAATAATGGCTTTGAAATTGCCGATGTGGACTTAAAACTTAGGGGCCCCGGCGATATAACGGGTACCCAGCAAAGTGGTGTTTTAGACCTACTGATCGCTGATATAGCTGCTGATAGTAAAATTCTCCAAATTGCCAGAAATGCAGCGAGTGATTTGCTAGATGAAGACCCAGAATTGACAAACCCTGAGAATGCAAATATTCAAAGGCACATTCAATCTCTAAGAAAAACTACGGTGAACTGGGGTAGAATTTCATAG
- a CDS encoding DUF5916 domain-containing protein: MKQYSKLFLSAIMILFSLSGYAQVKSFNTDEAPIIDGILDDDVWKNSPSVTGFKTFVPDFSQDIPFKTIAYVAHDEENLYFAIKCFDEPDKIKTSIAARDRIRADDWICINLDTFNGGQSLLGLYVNPSGIQMDTQFAAGAEDIGVDLIWYSAAKIDEEGYSVEMKIPFKSIRYSDDDGDVEMGVIFERRISRLSTQVSYPALDPEKGFAFLTQMMPLNYSGVRKYTLLELLPAITYSNSTTQENGQDVRSDNFEPSLTAKVGITSELVLDATLNPDFSQIESDAQQVEVNQRFAVNYPERRPFFLEGSQNFNFAGTSMFSPVRQVVNTRTIVSPRTATKLTGKIGDKNIISTIYALDRADQSLADYAEDETADVGILRYMRSFKQDSYLGMIGTHRARNGGYNTVMGVDGQYRFNEANVVSGNFLNSVTKADKNSASNSNNSMSLRISRNTRTFNGNFTIEDIAEDFQSQVGFVTRTGISRISGSVNPKLFPKKENLVQRWDFTLYGSLTKDKPSGLNESVLYGSIAANLPKNTRLSISADRSTEIFQGVEFKDGSISLSARSQLNKRLRISTSYDWDNGIFYQSAEQGYGKRIRNSVDYQASDKLNVQVAHNFVSLFSENTDAKYYDLHIVRGRLVYQANQYLFFRAIGQYNSLSKVWSPNFLASFTYIPGTVVHLGYSTVLERTEWDGQSYVPSDNYLQTFSGFFFKASYLWRF; this comes from the coding sequence TTGAAGCAATACTCAAAACTCTTCCTTTCGGCGATCATGATACTTTTCTCGCTGTCTGGATACGCTCAGGTCAAATCATTTAATACCGACGAAGCACCGATCATTGATGGCATTCTGGACGACGATGTTTGGAAAAACAGCCCATCAGTTACCGGGTTTAAAACATTCGTTCCTGACTTTAGTCAAGATATCCCATTCAAAACTATAGCGTATGTGGCACACGATGAGGAAAACCTGTACTTCGCCATTAAGTGCTTTGACGAACCTGATAAAATAAAAACTTCTATCGCTGCGCGAGATCGAATTAGGGCAGATGACTGGATATGCATAAACCTCGATACTTTTAATGGCGGGCAGTCACTTTTGGGGCTATATGTAAACCCAAGTGGCATTCAAATGGACACGCAATTTGCCGCTGGCGCGGAAGACATTGGTGTGGACCTTATTTGGTATAGTGCTGCCAAAATCGATGAGGAAGGATATAGCGTGGAAATGAAGATTCCGTTTAAAAGTATTCGCTATAGTGATGACGATGGAGATGTAGAAATGGGCGTGATTTTCGAGCGCCGAATTTCCAGACTTTCTACGCAAGTTTCCTACCCAGCACTAGACCCTGAAAAGGGTTTTGCTTTTCTCACGCAAATGATGCCACTAAACTATTCTGGCGTTAGAAAATATACCCTATTAGAGCTTTTACCTGCGATTACCTACAGTAATAGCACCACGCAAGAAAACGGACAGGATGTAAGGAGCGATAATTTTGAGCCTAGTCTTACGGCTAAAGTCGGCATTACTTCCGAGCTGGTTTTAGATGCTACGCTGAACCCCGACTTCAGTCAAATAGAGTCCGATGCTCAACAAGTGGAGGTAAACCAACGTTTTGCGGTCAATTACCCTGAACGTAGGCCGTTTTTCCTTGAAGGAAGTCAGAACTTCAATTTTGCAGGAACGTCCATGTTTTCTCCTGTCAGACAAGTCGTTAATACCAGGACAATTGTATCGCCCAGAACAGCCACTAAACTGACTGGGAAAATCGGTGATAAGAATATCATTTCCACCATATATGCCCTTGACAGAGCAGATCAATCTTTAGCAGACTATGCAGAAGATGAAACTGCAGATGTAGGGATTTTGCGTTATATGCGTTCATTTAAACAAGACAGTTATCTGGGCATGATCGGCACGCATAGAGCTAGAAACGGAGGGTACAATACCGTTATGGGCGTCGATGGACAATATAGATTTAATGAAGCGAATGTAGTCAGTGGAAATTTTCTGAACTCAGTTACAAAAGCGGATAAAAACAGTGCGTCCAACAGCAACAACTCCATGTCGCTAAGGATTTCGAGAAATACGCGAACGTTTAACGGAAACTTTACGATCGAAGACATAGCCGAAGATTTTCAGTCTCAGGTAGGATTCGTTACCCGAACGGGAATTTCTAGAATATCTGGATCAGTGAACCCGAAGCTGTTTCCAAAAAAAGAAAACCTTGTTCAACGCTGGGATTTTACCCTTTATGGGTCATTGACGAAAGACAAACCAAGTGGGTTAAATGAAAGTGTACTATACGGATCGATTGCTGCAAACCTACCCAAGAATACTAGGCTTAGTATTTCCGCGGACAGATCTACCGAAATTTTCCAAGGTGTAGAGTTTAAAGACGGCTCCATCAGCCTATCGGCGAGGTCACAATTGAACAAGAGGCTTCGGATCAGCACAAGTTACGATTGGGATAATGGCATCTTTTACCAATCAGCAGAGCAGGGTTATGGAAAGCGCATTAGAAATTCCGTAGATTATCAGGCTTCGGACAAATTAAACGTTCAAGTCGCTCACAATTTCGTTTCACTATTCAGTGAAAACACCGATGCCAAATATTATGACTTACATATTGTTCGTGGGCGTTTAGTATATCAGGCCAATCAGTATTTATTCTTTAGGGCCATTGGCCAATACAATAGCTTATCGAAAGTCTGGAGCCCTAATTTCTTGGCTTCATTTACCTATATCCCTGGCACTGTAGTGCATTTAGGCTATAGTACGGTACTGGAAAGAACGGAATGGGACGGACAGTCTTATGTGCCATCGGATAACTATCTACAGACGTTTAGTGGATTCTTTTTCAAGGCTTCTTACCTCTGGAGGTTCTAG